One Calliopsis andreniformis isolate RMS-2024a chromosome 9, iyCalAndr_principal, whole genome shotgun sequence genomic window carries:
- the LOC143182974 gene encoding uncharacterized protein LOC143182974 yields the protein MTTEEKFNAAVNVIRSLPKNGAYQPSNEIMLRFYAYYKQATEGPCQQPKPAFWEVIKKAKWDAWTRLGNMSKTEAMNNYVEELKKIVETMSYTDKVATFLGSLDTFYESVPQEDLELLVGPVLERMRSQPDCPLSASPLVSRETSPHRVCNMTRHIASSLETSPASSNSTSPLPPDTDGEEEEFIDTVESAPERIQKDVIKTSTTTQKMSNGLNVITDEISESIVPKENIVEVTNGYANTNGCLKTSTEGKQHESNRQRTRKDEKFNAEFFNQITTTMQNLQRDLDRITARVRSLEGQALQALAPQTKQPMATWYPKWWPLPECSPRLFAILILWPFVAQFLISVTKRYRQRRL from the exons ATGACGACGGAGGAGAAATTTAACGCGGCTGTTAATGTGATCAGGAGTTTACCAAAAAATG GAGCATATCAACCTAGCAATGAAATTATGCTACGTTTTTATGCATATTATAAACAAGCAACAGAGGGACCATGTCAACAGCCAAAGCCTGCTTTCTGGGAAGTAATTAAGAAAGCAAAATGGGATGCTTGGACACGTTTAGGCAACATGAGTAAAACAGAAGCTATGAATAATTATGTGGAAGAATTAAAAAAG ATTGTAGAAACAATGTCATATACAGATAAAGTAGCTACTTTTCTTGGTAGTTTGGATACGTTTTATGAAAGCGTTCCACAAGAAGATTTAGAATTACTCGTTGGTCCTGTCTTAGAACGCATGCGTTCACAACCTGACTGCCCATTATCTGCTTCACCTTTAG TATCAAGGGAAACATCACCACACAGAGTTTGCAACATGACACGACATATTGCAAGTAGTTTAGAAACTAGTCCAGCTAGTAGCAATAGTACGAGTCCATTACCACCAGATACTGATGGGGAAGAAGAAGAATTTATAGATACCGTCGAA TCCGCTCCAGAACGAATACAGAAGGATGTAATAAAAACTTCTACTACTACTCAAAAAATGTCAAATGGGTTGAATGTTATTACAGATGAAATTAGCGAATCAATAGTTCCAAAGGAGAATATTGTGGAAGTAACTAATGGGTATGCAAATACAAATGGTTGTTTAAAAACATCAACAGAAGGTAAACAACACGAGAGTAACAGACAACGGACTAGAAAAGATGAAAAATTCAATGCCGAGTTTTTTAATCAAATAACTACAACTATGCAAAATTTACAACGAGATCTGGATAGAATAACGGCTAGAGTACGAAGTTTAGAAGGTCAAGCGCTGCAAGCATTGGCTCCACAAACG AAGCAGCCTATGGCAACTTGGTATCCTAAATGGTGGCCTTTACCAGAATGTTCACCGCGATTATTTGCCATATTAATTCTTTGGCCGTTTGTAGCACAATTTCTTATTTCTGTTACGAAACGTTATCGTCAACGAAGACTGTGA